Proteins encoded by one window of Geobacter sp. DSM 9736:
- a CDS encoding putative sensor domain DACNV-containing protein encodes MRFVLAKWPSVDEETGEIPEELPDQRTLQRLLSICYQASLLREEERTVDFRLILREPSLFPAEEGTPDGLHRLIFTQPRPFNEYELQRLSPAVDFYRSLIGVRFDPILGLQMWGIVHSGPRWMQSVFGGRRTAAPLPPALVVYVAGPGRIAVCRGSEIVASLNGGKITRASRDVFNAPWLRASFDEVRSELYALHQKARAQASSPWAVLAPDFVRKLVQQVVKRIIGSIRNSHHGGTLVYLPEEQAAALCCDNQFMSIKYQFVEEEPRQRLRTLIVNIMNAFAEAAGSASEPDRVVGWEHYILCRSEKLALLDEALFDVAHLIAGFASIDGAVVISKRQELLGFGAVISGDIDKVEAVARAMDVEGSHTMMEGSERVGTRHRAAYRLCHDLHDAIVIVLSHDGSARLVTWHQDKVTYWDQITAGVAGF; translated from the coding sequence ATGAGGTTCGTACTCGCCAAGTGGCCATCCGTGGACGAGGAAACGGGTGAAATCCCGGAAGAGCTTCCGGACCAGCGCACGCTGCAGCGTCTCTTGTCGATCTGCTATCAGGCGAGCCTGCTCCGGGAGGAGGAACGCACGGTTGATTTCCGGCTGATCCTCCGCGAACCTTCCCTTTTCCCCGCCGAAGAGGGGACACCCGACGGGCTGCACCGGCTTATTTTCACGCAGCCGAGGCCCTTCAACGAGTACGAACTTCAGCGTCTTTCCCCGGCCGTGGATTTCTACCGATCCCTCATCGGTGTGAGGTTCGATCCCATCCTGGGGCTGCAGATGTGGGGTATCGTCCACTCCGGTCCCCGATGGATGCAGTCGGTGTTCGGTGGGCGAAGAACTGCGGCTCCACTTCCGCCGGCGCTTGTGGTGTATGTAGCCGGACCCGGCCGCATCGCCGTCTGCCGCGGCTCGGAGATCGTCGCTTCCCTCAACGGCGGCAAGATTACCCGCGCCTCCCGGGATGTTTTCAATGCACCCTGGCTGCGGGCGAGTTTCGACGAGGTCCGCAGCGAGCTGTACGCCCTGCACCAGAAGGCCCGTGCCCAGGCTTCCTCCCCCTGGGCCGTACTGGCTCCCGATTTTGTAAGGAAGCTGGTGCAGCAGGTCGTGAAGCGTATCATCGGCAGTATCCGGAATTCCCATCATGGAGGCACCCTGGTCTACCTTCCCGAGGAGCAGGCCGCAGCACTCTGCTGCGACAACCAGTTCATGTCCATCAAGTACCAGTTCGTCGAGGAAGAGCCGAGGCAACGGCTGAGGACCCTGATCGTTAACATCATGAATGCCTTTGCCGAGGCGGCAGGCAGCGCATCGGAGCCTGACCGGGTGGTGGGGTGGGAGCATTACATCCTTTGCCGGAGCGAAAAGCTGGCACTCCTTGACGAGGCTCTATTCGACGTCGCTCACCTCATTGCCGGTTTCGCTTCAATAGACGGCGCCGTGGTGATATCGAAGCGGCAGGAACTCCTGGGCTTCGGCGCAGTGATCTCGGGGGATATAGACAAGGTGGAGGCGGTGGCGCGTGCGATGGACGTGGAGGGTTCCCACACGATGATGGAGGGGAGCGAGCGGGTCGGTACCCGTCATCGGGCCGCCTACCGGCTGTGCCACGACCTCCATGACGCCATCGTAATAGTCCTTTCCCATGACGGCAGTGCCCGTCTCGTAACCTGGCACCAGGATAAGGTGACATACTGGGACCAGATCACCGCGGGAGTAGCGGGGTTCTGA
- a CDS encoding multiheme c-type cytochrome translates to MKRINAILAAVTLIVCCASGSARSASGVFDVDREFYPYYPSLIKWNKSNAPFTPPDTCANCHPLQHQEWTGSVHSLAFHDPIYQGELNKAVKAVGHDIARQCEGCHSPAGMVTGEIKGPGLAGLSDMAKAGVSCDICHSISGTTHWQTPSHEPENGSMILTPGVQGTKGTTLVKRGPFKPKDGCGGGFHSCEESSLHLRADLCASCHQVYHYDAHFPLEATYLEWKHGPYAQKEILCQDCHMVDVETFLRSADEFKKPGRKEYRHYFSGANYLLQYLAAGAVKKAGNPELAADIMKKYEMAVTRLKSAADLEVSPVYREGKLAEVRVRVKNIRAGHNLPTSLTNVRQMWLEVTARDEKGAVLFESGTVDPSGKLPENVRMFNSDGMGNDFHFAVDPWVVTAFSRHDTIPPRGYKDVFYGLSVPPGVAQVNLEVKLRYRQADQQVAEALLGAVPKDIDLKEIYGLEKVPPLPVVDMVVKKAAVSSSI, encoded by the coding sequence ATGAAGCGCATCAATGCAATTCTTGCTGCTGTAACTCTGATCGTCTGCTGTGCGTCGGGATCGGCCCGATCCGCCTCGGGTGTATTCGATGTCGACCGGGAGTTCTACCCATACTACCCGTCACTTATAAAGTGGAACAAGTCGAATGCTCCCTTCACTCCACCCGATACGTGTGCCAACTGTCACCCTCTCCAGCATCAGGAGTGGACCGGCTCCGTGCACAGTCTGGCCTTCCATGACCCCATCTACCAGGGGGAACTCAACAAGGCGGTTAAGGCGGTCGGGCATGATATTGCGAGGCAGTGCGAGGGGTGTCATTCTCCTGCCGGGATGGTCACCGGCGAGATCAAAGGGCCGGGACTTGCAGGACTGAGCGATATGGCCAAGGCCGGGGTTTCATGCGACATATGCCATTCCATCAGCGGAACGACACACTGGCAGACCCCTTCCCACGAACCGGAGAACGGTTCGATGATCCTGACTCCGGGGGTTCAGGGAACGAAGGGGACGACCCTGGTGAAGCGTGGACCCTTCAAGCCGAAGGACGGGTGCGGCGGGGGCTTCCATTCATGCGAGGAATCGAGCCTGCACTTGAGGGCCGACCTCTGTGCATCCTGCCACCAGGTCTACCACTATGATGCGCATTTCCCGCTGGAGGCCACTTACCTGGAATGGAAGCACGGTCCCTACGCTCAGAAGGAAATACTCTGCCAGGACTGCCACATGGTGGATGTCGAAACTTTCCTCCGCTCTGCGGATGAGTTCAAGAAGCCGGGGCGCAAAGAGTACCGCCATTACTTCAGCGGAGCCAATTATCTGCTCCAGTATCTGGCGGCGGGTGCAGTGAAGAAAGCGGGCAACCCGGAACTGGCTGCCGATATCATGAAAAAATACGAAATGGCGGTGACGCGGTTGAAGAGCGCGGCCGACCTGGAGGTGTCACCGGTGTACCGGGAGGGGAAGCTGGCAGAAGTCAGGGTGCGGGTGAAGAACATAAGGGCGGGCCACAATCTCCCCACATCTCTTACCAACGTGAGGCAGATGTGGCTGGAGGTGACGGCACGGGACGAGAAGGGGGCAGTGCTGTTCGAAAGCGGCACAGTGGACCCGTCCGGGAAGTTGCCGGAGAACGTCCGCATGTTCAACTCCGACGGTATGGGGAATGACTTCCACTTCGCCGTCGATCCCTGGGTTGTCACCGCATTCTCCCGTCACGACACAATACCCCCCCGCGGGTACAAGGATGTCTTCTATGGCCTCAGCGTTCCTCCGGGGGTGGCCCAGGTGAACCTGGAGGTCAAGCTCCGTTACCGCCAGGCGGACCAGCAGGTCGCCGAGGCATTGCTCGGTGCGGTTCCCAAGGACATCGACCTCAAGGAAATATACGGGCTTGAAAAGGTACCGCCGCTGCCGGTGGTGGATATGGTGGTGAAGAAGGCGGCCGTCTCGTCCTCCATCTGA
- a CDS encoding cold-shock protein, translating into MVNGVVKWFNDSKGFGFIQQENGEDVFVHFSAIQSDGFKTLTEGEKVKFDVQKGPKGLQAANVSRA; encoded by the coding sequence ATGGTAAACGGCGTAGTGAAGTGGTTCAACGACAGCAAGGGGTTCGGGTTTATTCAGCAGGAAAATGGAGAAGATGTCTTCGTGCATTTTTCTGCCATCCAGAGTGATGGTTTCAAGACCCTCACCGAAGGGGAGAAGGTCAAGTTCGACGTCCAGAAAGGGCCGAAGGGCCTCCAGGCCGCAAACGTCTCCCGCGCGTAG
- the hgcB gene encoding mercury methylation ferredoxin HgcB → MKGYRYLKDATTLELREPLCIGCGRCIEVCPHQVFRLSEKKAAVADRDACMECGACARNCPVNAITVDAGVGCASGLINEWLQERKLRIPGGGCCS, encoded by the coding sequence GTGAAAGGGTATCGCTACCTGAAAGACGCAACCACCCTGGAACTGCGGGAACCGTTGTGCATCGGCTGCGGACGCTGCATCGAGGTCTGCCCCCACCAGGTTTTCCGGCTTTCCGAAAAGAAAGCGGCTGTCGCGGACAGGGACGCCTGCATGGAATGCGGCGCCTGTGCCCGTAACTGCCCCGTCAATGCCATCACCGTCGATGCCGGGGTCGGCTGCGCGTCCGGACTCATCAATGAGTGGCTGCAGGAACGGAAACTGCGTATTCCTGGCGGAGGCTGCTGTTCCTGA
- the hgcA gene encoding mercury methylation corrinoid protein HgcA has protein sequence MKIKEIKTVKSADAKAALASCGGATSGAPDKPPCUGPPVSAGGGVITEKVPGFHEWLETPAGRVPRVSTELGFADRLGACKARWGIGRMSYMVPPGLYALGKPSAEDPVVVTANYKMSYDIVRSALAGRNIWLLVLETYGINVWCAAGKGSFGTEELVRRIKAAGLARVVAHRRLLLPILGAPGVAAHEVARQTGFSVQYATIRAADLPSFLDNGMATTPEMREMTFSLRERAVLVPVEVVLALKPTLLIMLCLFLLGTLLGGVVAGAKSAAAYFGAMLAGVAAGPILLPWLPGRSFSVKGAVVGVGWSAAWYLIGGGAEWSVLSTIAAFVALPAVSAFYTLNFTGCTPYTSRTGVKREMRAALPVMGLAIAAAGIMIVAAKFLS, from the coding sequence ATGAAGATCAAGGAAATAAAGACGGTCAAGTCAGCCGATGCCAAGGCTGCTCTCGCCTCGTGCGGCGGCGCCACATCGGGCGCTCCCGACAAGCCTCCCTGCTGAGGCCCCCCCGTCTCCGCCGGCGGCGGAGTGATAACGGAAAAAGTGCCGGGGTTCCATGAGTGGCTCGAAACGCCGGCAGGACGCGTGCCGCGTGTCTCCACCGAGCTCGGCTTTGCCGACCGTCTCGGGGCCTGCAAGGCTCGCTGGGGGATCGGCCGGATGAGTTACATGGTCCCCCCCGGCCTCTATGCGCTCGGTAAACCCTCTGCCGAAGACCCGGTGGTGGTGACTGCAAACTACAAGATGAGCTATGACATTGTCCGTTCCGCACTGGCTGGGCGGAATATCTGGCTTCTCGTCCTCGAGACTTACGGGATCAATGTCTGGTGCGCGGCGGGGAAGGGATCCTTCGGCACCGAAGAGCTGGTGAGGCGGATCAAGGCGGCGGGGCTTGCCCGGGTTGTGGCCCATCGGCGGCTGTTGCTTCCGATCCTTGGGGCGCCGGGGGTGGCGGCTCACGAGGTTGCGCGCCAAACGGGATTCTCCGTCCAGTACGCCACGATACGGGCAGCCGATCTTCCATCGTTTCTCGACAACGGAATGGCTACCACTCCTGAAATGCGGGAGATGACCTTCTCCTTGCGGGAACGGGCGGTCCTGGTGCCGGTGGAAGTGGTTCTTGCCCTGAAACCGACGCTCCTCATCATGCTCTGCCTGTTTCTCCTGGGGACCCTTTTGGGTGGCGTTGTGGCCGGGGCGAAGTCGGCCGCAGCCTACTTCGGTGCGATGCTGGCAGGCGTTGCGGCGGGGCCGATACTCCTGCCGTGGCTGCCGGGAAGAAGCTTCTCCGTCAAGGGGGCGGTGGTGGGAGTGGGCTGGAGCGCAGCGTGGTATCTCATCGGCGGGGGAGCGGAATGGAGCGTGCTGTCGACCATCGCGGCTTTCGTTGCGTTGCCGGCAGTCAGCGCCTTCTATACCCTCAACTTTACCGGATGCACCCCCTATACCTCCCGGACCGGGGTCAAAAGGGAAATGCGGGCAGCTTTGCCCGTGATGGGGCTGGCAATTGCGGCGGCAGGCATCATGATCGTGGCGGCGAAGTTTTTGTCATGA
- a CDS encoding MarR family transcriptional regulator, translating to MRSVREELQLFVRRFGLLNASCCEECCGEQVSLVQGHILFEIRRAGNPSMQQVAEELGMDITTFSRQAKSIEAKGLVERQISPDDRRVSLLRLTTAGEEVMARIDRYMLERIEKIFASMTVFERETVARSLELLNGALARAACEDNVACCK from the coding sequence ATACGTTCGGTTCGTGAGGAGTTGCAGCTGTTCGTCCGCAGGTTCGGGCTGTTGAACGCCTCCTGCTGTGAAGAGTGCTGCGGAGAGCAGGTCTCCCTTGTCCAGGGCCATATCCTGTTCGAGATCAGGAGGGCCGGTAACCCCTCCATGCAGCAGGTGGCCGAGGAGCTGGGAATGGATATAACCACGTTCAGCCGTCAGGCCAAAAGCATCGAGGCGAAGGGGCTCGTAGAGAGGCAAATTTCGCCGGATGACAGGCGAGTAAGCCTGTTGCGGCTGACGACTGCGGGAGAAGAGGTCATGGCTCGCATCGACCGCTACATGCTCGAGAGGATCGAGAAGATATTCGCCTCGATGACGGTTTTCGAGCGCGAGACCGTGGCGAGGTCGCTGGAGCTTCTGAACGGTGCACTGGCGCGGGCCGCATGTGAGGATAACGTTGCATGTTGCAAGTAA
- a CDS encoding GyrI-like domain-containing protein, whose amino-acid sequence MEKIDYKKQLKHLYSPSAQKVEIVDVPQMNFLMVDGEGDPNTSKAFSDAIEALFSLSYTLKFMIKKGPKSIDYGVMPLQGLWWSDDMSAFTTGNKDAWKWTLMIMQPDLIAPATVQEATKEVERKKKLVSLSLVRFEPFREGKAAQIMHIGPFSEEGPTIEKVHAFIEENGSRRTGKHHEIYLSDIRRAAPEKWKTVVRQPMA is encoded by the coding sequence ATGGAAAAGATAGACTACAAGAAGCAGCTTAAGCACCTCTATTCACCCTCTGCACAAAAAGTCGAGATTGTTGATGTTCCGCAGATGAACTTCCTCATGGTCGACGGCGAGGGTGATCCCAACACCTCGAAAGCATTCAGCGATGCAATCGAAGCGCTTTTTTCCCTTTCATACACGCTTAAGTTCATGATCAAGAAAGGACCGAAGAGTATCGATTACGGCGTGATGCCGCTTCAAGGGCTCTGGTGGTCCGATGACATGTCCGCGTTCACCACGGGAAACAAGGATGCCTGGAAATGGACCTTGATGATCATGCAGCCGGATTTAATAGCTCCGGCAACGGTTCAAGAAGCAACGAAAGAGGTGGAGAGGAAAAAGAAGCTTGTTTCGCTGTCGCTGGTTAGATTCGAGCCCTTCAGGGAAGGAAAGGCCGCACAGATAATGCACATCGGGCCTTTCTCGGAAGAAGGGCCAACCATCGAAAAGGTTCACGCGTTCATAGAAGAAAACGGCAGCCGCAGGACGGGCAAGCACCACGAGATTTATCTGAGCGATATCCGGCGAGCGGCGCCGGAAAAGTGGAAGACGGTCGTCAGGCAGCCGATGGCGTGA
- a CDS encoding ATP-binding protein yields MDQVLILSERIQLATRIGESHYREFKSAYQGPPTGKIKRPTKDICADIAKTLVAFANADGGELFVGIEDDGTITGLPHSVDEIDQLKNSYVTHVHGHTPLPKPHVSLVQLEDQRVLYFSIGKGNEFAYLTSDGKCLKRLDLESVPVGSERIRAERLELESRTWDRAVDPSASLDDLDFDLLQQVSNQIAYGVTPEKCLQHLGIAEFAPTGMKLKVAALLLFAKDVRKFHPGCFVRIFTVSGKERRSGEAFNVIKDDIVADNVIKLVETAWERLSYALTMHTSLTDHAKFKQSYLYPQIACREALINAIVHRNYAIQGRGIEISIFNDRLEIASPGRILSTISLDDIRKLKGAHESRNPLIARVLREVGYVREMGEGIRRIFDVMRSNALAEPDIQSGDDNFTVTLYHRSLYDPKVKLWLSLFESFKLSESQTAVLALGYEDQEFSTQDIIDRLGILDTDQVREILTPLRQLGLVTRTKTHAQAFNISKSKKLAKRSVPIYKVVANPGIRGRVDHVTVIEDEETMAGTKEINLFVGGLDYSTTKENIVAALDEHCGVLNVDIPTGGLPSGSNNKGYAFVTVEIPDGEITDEFINRIDGLRIGKRKVNVRLRK; encoded by the coding sequence ATGGACCAAGTACTAATTCTTTCTGAACGCATCCAACTGGCAACTAGGATAGGAGAAAGTCATTACCGTGAATTTAAGAGTGCATACCAAGGGCCACCAACTGGAAAAATAAAACGGCCGACAAAAGATATTTGTGCCGACATTGCAAAGACACTCGTAGCCTTTGCAAATGCAGACGGTGGCGAACTTTTTGTTGGGATTGAAGACGATGGCACCATTACCGGTTTACCACATAGCGTCGACGAAATAGACCAATTAAAGAACTCATACGTAACGCATGTGCATGGCCATACTCCACTACCAAAACCACATGTAAGTTTGGTGCAACTAGAAGATCAACGAGTCCTGTACTTTTCGATCGGCAAGGGAAATGAATTTGCTTATCTAACCTCAGATGGCAAATGTCTTAAACGTCTTGACCTTGAGTCAGTTCCAGTCGGATCTGAGAGAATTAGAGCTGAAAGACTTGAGCTTGAATCAAGAACTTGGGATCGTGCTGTCGATCCTAGCGCATCTCTAGATGACCTTGATTTCGACCTTCTACAGCAAGTATCAAATCAAATTGCCTATGGGGTTACTCCGGAAAAATGCTTGCAGCATTTGGGGATCGCTGAGTTCGCCCCGACTGGCATGAAATTAAAGGTAGCTGCATTACTGCTTTTTGCAAAAGACGTTAGAAAATTTCACCCTGGCTGCTTCGTAAGAATATTCACCGTTAGTGGTAAAGAAAGGCGCTCCGGGGAGGCATTTAACGTTATCAAGGATGACATTGTAGCTGACAATGTGATTAAGCTTGTTGAAACAGCATGGGAGCGTCTGAGCTACGCTCTAACCATGCACACATCGCTTACTGATCATGCTAAATTCAAGCAAAGTTATCTTTATCCACAAATTGCATGCCGCGAAGCACTTATTAATGCCATAGTGCATCGAAATTATGCAATCCAAGGTCGAGGAATTGAAATAAGCATATTCAATGACCGCTTAGAAATTGCGAGTCCAGGCCGCATCCTTTCCACCATATCTTTGGATGATATCCGAAAGCTAAAAGGGGCGCATGAATCTCGAAATCCATTAATTGCTAGGGTGCTTCGGGAAGTTGGATATGTGCGAGAAATGGGGGAAGGGATTCGACGCATTTTCGATGTCATGAGGAGCAATGCTCTCGCCGAACCTGACATCCAAAGTGGCGATGACAATTTCACCGTGACCCTTTACCATCGCTCGCTTTACGATCCGAAGGTTAAGCTTTGGCTGTCGCTCTTCGAGAGTTTTAAACTTTCCGAGAGCCAAACCGCGGTCCTTGCGCTGGGATATGAAGATCAAGAGTTTTCGACTCAAGATATCATTGATCGCTTAGGCATCTTAGATACTGATCAAGTTAGAGAAATCCTCACCCCGCTTCGGCAACTTGGCCTTGTGACCCGCACAAAGACACACGCACAGGCATTCAACATATCAAAGTCTAAAAAGCTAGCTAAGCGTTCAGTTCCTATTTACAAAGTCGTTGCAAATCCGGGAATTCGAGGTCGAGTAGACCACGTAACTGTTATTGAGGATGAAGAGACAATGGCAGGCACCAAAGAAATCAATTTGTTTGTGGGTGGTCTCGATTACTCAACAACGAAAGAAAATATTGTGGCAGCACTTGACGAACACTGCGGCGTCCTCAATGTTGATATACCGACTGGAGGGCTTCCATCAGGAAGTAACAACAAGGGGTATGCTTTTGTCACGGTAGAAATTCCAGATGGAGAGATCACAGATGAATTCATAAATCGTATTGATGGCCTAAGGATAGGCAAACGGAAAGTGAACGTGCGTCTAAGGAAATGA
- a CDS encoding thioesterase family protein — MEHIPFSLEMSVRDYECDMQGVVNNAVYQNYLEHARHEYLKSIGIDFAALAAQGINLVVTRVEIDYRFSLTSGDRFTVEVRPERISKVRMGFRQAIRRIPDGREVISALVTGTALNPKGRPQLPKELDEVLGKL, encoded by the coding sequence ATGGAGCACATCCCTTTTTCTCTCGAAATGTCCGTCCGCGATTACGAATGCGACATGCAGGGAGTCGTGAACAACGCCGTGTACCAGAACTACCTGGAGCACGCGCGGCATGAGTACCTGAAGTCCATCGGCATCGACTTCGCCGCGCTGGCGGCGCAGGGGATAAACCTGGTGGTGACGCGGGTGGAGATAGATTACCGGTTTTCCCTCACCAGCGGCGACCGGTTTACGGTGGAAGTCCGGCCGGAGCGGATTTCAAAGGTTCGGATGGGATTCCGTCAGGCAATTCGCCGCATCCCGGACGGGCGGGAGGTGATCAGCGCACTCGTCACGGGGACGGCGCTGAACCCGAAGGGACGGCCGCAGCTGCCTAAGGAGCTGGACGAGGTGCTGGGGAAGCTGTGA
- a CDS encoding YhcH/YjgK/YiaL family protein, whose product MILDILENAARYSTINPLFAKAFDFLRNSDLKELPVGKYEIEGNRVFAMVARDMGRKKEDALLETHEKYIDIQFILEGTDTMGWKPKSSCKQPTQGYDEEKDIQFFADEADAWVATRSGAFAIFFPEDAHMPLISPEQIHKIVVKVAAVP is encoded by the coding sequence ATGATCTTAGACATCCTTGAGAACGCCGCACGCTACTCCACCATCAACCCGCTGTTTGCTAAAGCATTCGACTTTCTCAGGAACTCGGACCTGAAGGAACTGCCGGTGGGGAAGTACGAGATAGAGGGGAACCGGGTATTTGCGATGGTCGCCCGGGACATGGGTCGCAAAAAGGAAGATGCCTTGCTCGAAACCCACGAGAAGTACATCGACATCCAGTTCATCCTGGAAGGTACGGATACGATGGGCTGGAAGCCGAAGTCGTCATGCAAGCAGCCGACACAAGGATACGATGAAGAGAAGGATATCCAGTTCTTTGCCGACGAAGCGGATGCGTGGGTGGCAACTCGAAGCGGAGCGTTCGCAATCTTCTTTCCGGAAGATGCACACATGCCCTTGATCTCTCCGGAGCAGATCCACAAAATAGTCGTCAAGGTGGCCGCCGTACCATAA
- a CDS encoding MBL fold metallo-hydrolase: MKRIAVVLIHILLLATPAFAELTKIADNVYSYVGVKDASPATSFAANAGIVIGRDGILVVDTLISAKEAQRFLADIRKVSDKPIKYVVNTHTHLDHAFGNCVFSKIGATVISHSADRVLLQKVGEATLNNAAAFGLKPEDMAGTQIVLPTLAFSDRLLVDLGGETVELIRTAPSHTEGSAIVYLPAKKLLFSGDILFTDFHPFLADGDFTGWNKALDAILEMEVEKIIPGHGPLSTKNDVRDMKEYLALFDAKARELTAGGSGDAEAIAASLKQILPKRSQADWMIGFNLKSRYLRKQQLGGE; the protein is encoded by the coding sequence ATGAAAAGAATAGCCGTAGTTTTGATCCACATCCTGCTTCTCGCAACGCCGGCATTCGCCGAGCTGACGAAGATCGCCGACAACGTCTATTCCTACGTCGGGGTGAAGGACGCTTCTCCAGCGACCAGCTTCGCCGCCAACGCCGGGATTGTCATAGGTCGTGACGGCATCCTAGTCGTCGATACCCTCATCTCCGCAAAGGAAGCGCAGCGGTTCCTGGCCGACATCAGGAAGGTTTCGGACAAGCCGATCAAATATGTCGTCAATACCCACACCCACCTCGATCACGCGTTCGGCAACTGCGTCTTCTCCAAGATTGGGGCTACCGTCATATCCCACTCCGCCGACCGCGTGCTCCTGCAAAAGGTCGGGGAAGCGACATTGAATAATGCTGCGGCTTTCGGGCTGAAGCCGGAGGATATGGCGGGGACCCAGATCGTTCTCCCTACGCTTGCCTTCAGCGACCGGCTTTTGGTCGATCTGGGAGGAGAGACGGTGGAACTCATCCGCACCGCTCCGTCCCACACCGAGGGGAGCGCAATAGTCTACCTGCCGGCAAAGAAGCTCCTGTTCAGCGGCGATATTCTCTTCACCGATTTTCACCCTTTCCTGGCCGACGGGGACTTTACAGGTTGGAACAAGGCTCTGGATGCGATTCTGGAAATGGAAGTGGAAAAGATCATCCCCGGTCACGGCCCGCTATCTACGAAGAATGACGTGCGTGACATGAAGGAGTACCTTGCGCTGTTCGATGCCAAGGCGCGGGAACTCACTGCAGGCGGCTCAGGGGACGCGGAGGCGATTGCCGCGAGCCTAAAGCAGATCCTCCCGAAGCGATCCCAGGCTGACTGGATGATAGGCTTCAACCTGAAGAGCCGGTATCTGCGGAAGCAGCAACTCGGGGGGGAATGA
- a CDS encoding cyclopropane-fatty-acyl-phospholipid synthase family protein produces MWDQRYATAEYVYGTEPNAFLVEVRDSIPQGRVLCLAEGEGRNAVYLARRGCSVLAVDSSPVGLAKAERLAVEHGVKIETVCADLAAFDPGEGQWDAVVSIFCHLPQHLRRELHRKVVKGLRSGGVFVLEGYTPAQLKLRTGGPPTEDMMMTLADLKEELAELQFEHGTELEREVVEGTLHTGRGAVVQVLARKP; encoded by the coding sequence ATGTGGGATCAGCGGTACGCTACGGCGGAGTATGTATACGGAACCGAGCCTAATGCGTTCCTCGTCGAGGTAAGGGACTCGATACCTCAGGGGCGTGTCCTGTGCCTTGCAGAAGGGGAGGGGAGAAACGCCGTGTATCTCGCAAGGCGTGGATGCAGTGTTCTCGCTGTGGACTCCTCACCGGTGGGGCTTGCCAAGGCGGAGAGGCTGGCCGTGGAACATGGCGTGAAGATAGAGACGGTCTGTGCCGATTTGGCCGCATTCGATCCGGGGGAAGGGCAGTGGGATGCGGTAGTCTCCATTTTCTGCCACCTGCCGCAGCACCTGCGAAGGGAGCTTCACCGGAAGGTCGTGAAGGGACTACGTTCCGGCGGTGTGTTCGTCCTTGAAGGATATACCCCTGCGCAACTGAAGCTCCGCACGGGCGGGCCGCCAACCGAAGATATGATGATGACCCTGGCTGATCTGAAAGAAGAGCTCGCTGAATTGCAGTTCGAGCATGGGACTGAACTGGAACGGGAAGTCGTTGAGGGGACGCTGCATACGGGCAGAGGCGCGGTTGTACAGGTGCTGGCGCGAAAGCCATAG
- a CDS encoding 4Fe-4S binding protein, producing the protein MCQFCLKHGEGEKWYLQAKNYSEDLLSDLRRLKFLEMFADPQAREREFRKANDGFGRLKKMPWLIRTLFSRIITNKMKKMHFGQVVPLEDIERIFEFTNSIVRVSCVCRESTLGKEKRYCYGVSLGPNGGKLKEIFQALEEKFTGGVDDARFEMLTKEEALAALRAHELEGLCHTVWTFQTPFIGGICNCDRTDCFAMRSTVTHDVPVMFRAEYIAAIDPEACNGCRQCMRLCQFGALSYSASDKKVIVDQTFCYGCGICRSACNAKAIRLLDRADSPVAANVW; encoded by the coding sequence ATGTGTCAATTCTGCCTTAAGCATGGCGAAGGTGAAAAATGGTACCTGCAGGCGAAGAACTACTCGGAGGACCTGCTGAGCGATCTTCGCCGGCTCAAATTCCTTGAGATGTTTGCCGATCCGCAGGCCCGGGAGCGGGAATTCCGGAAGGCGAACGACGGGTTTGGCAGGTTGAAGAAGATGCCGTGGCTTATCAGAACCCTCTTCAGTCGTATCATAACCAATAAGATGAAGAAGATGCACTTCGGGCAGGTTGTTCCCCTGGAAGACATCGAAAGGATATTCGAATTTACCAACTCCATCGTCCGCGTCTCCTGCGTCTGCCGTGAATCCACGCTGGGCAAGGAGAAACGTTACTGCTACGGTGTGAGCCTCGGCCCCAATGGCGGGAAACTCAAGGAAATATTCCAGGCGCTGGAGGAGAAGTTTACCGGTGGAGTCGACGATGCCCGCTTCGAAATGCTCACTAAAGAGGAGGCTCTGGCCGCACTCCGGGCCCATGAGCTCGAAGGCCTCTGCCACACCGTCTGGACTTTCCAGACTCCCTTCATCGGCGGTATCTGCAACTGCGACCGGACCGACTGCTTCGCCATGCGCTCCACGGTGACCCATGATGTACCGGTGATGTTCCGCGCCGAGTACATAGCGGCGATCGATCCGGAAGCCTGCAACGGCTGCCGGCAGTGCATGCGCCTTTGTCAGTTCGGGGCGCTAAGCTACAGCGCTTCCGACAAAAAGGTCATTGTCGATCAAACTTTCTGCTACGGCTGCGGAATCTGCCGTTCGGCATGCAATGCCAAAGCGATCCGGCTCCTGGACCGCGCCGATTCGCCGGTGGCGGCCAACGTGTGGTAG